The Trichocoleus sp. FACHB-46 genome has a segment encoding these proteins:
- a CDS encoding alpha/beta fold hydrolase has translation MTRIYFATNRRPNRAADPDDFGSNFSDDGLANLRFGRAEVSGSNFDQIQIRVASEDLLADPPVLGSQAIFEQVRQQMAQTGEDTIIFIHGFNTSFRGALSQAARLHQVLTANDPIEPTRPLRLNMCVFSWPSDGSLLLTNPRSRDAVAYKNDRLDAAASGVAFARAFLKMADFINDINQNSQPRCNQRLHLIAHSMGAYVLRAALQEVKKQVVQLPRIFDQVLLTAADEDDDAFDFDYKLFSLPRITRRTSVYFNRNDLALWASDTLKGNSPRLGTDGPMQPQQLPRNVYPIDCTDIISRITDPTEHGYFTTVPRVVTDMRQVIRNQIPDEIRGRRYIPETNRYRLLMGLDPQNR, from the coding sequence ATGACTAGAATTTACTTTGCTACTAACCGCCGTCCTAATCGAGCCGCAGACCCTGATGACTTTGGTAGTAACTTTAGCGACGATGGTTTAGCAAATTTACGCTTTGGTCGAGCCGAGGTGTCAGGCAGCAACTTTGATCAAATTCAGATTCGAGTCGCTTCTGAGGACTTATTGGCAGACCCACCTGTGTTGGGTAGCCAAGCCATCTTTGAGCAGGTGCGTCAACAGATGGCTCAGACAGGTGAAGATACCATTATCTTTATTCATGGCTTCAATACTTCCTTTCGCGGAGCTTTAAGTCAGGCAGCTCGGCTACACCAAGTTTTGACAGCTAACGACCCCATTGAGCCGACACGTCCCTTGCGGCTGAATATGTGTGTCTTTTCCTGGCCGTCGGATGGTTCCTTGCTGTTGACCAATCCGCGATCGCGCGATGCTGTCGCCTACAAAAACGATCGCCTAGATGCCGCGGCCTCTGGGGTCGCCTTTGCGCGCGCCTTCTTAAAAATGGCTGATTTTATTAATGATATTAATCAGAACTCTCAGCCCCGCTGCAACCAACGATTGCACCTGATCGCTCATAGCATGGGCGCTTATGTGTTACGAGCTGCCTTGCAAGAAGTCAAAAAGCAAGTCGTTCAGTTACCTAGGATCTTTGATCAAGTGTTGCTGACGGCAGCCGATGAAGACGATGATGCCTTCGATTTCGATTACAAGCTATTTTCCTTGCCTCGCATTACTCGTCGCACTAGCGTCTACTTCAACCGCAACGACTTAGCTTTGTGGGCTAGCGACACCTTAAAAGGGAACTCTCCCCGCTTGGGCACCGATGGCCCTATGCAACCACAACAACTGCCTCGCAACGTCTACCCAATCGACTGCACCGATATCATCTCCCGCATTACCGATCCCACCGAGCATGGCTATTTTACGACTGTGCCGCGAGTCGTGACTGACATGCGACAGGTGATTCGTAATCAAATCCCAGATGAAATCCGGGGGCGACGCTATATCCCTGAAACCAATCGCTATCGGTTGCTCATGGGACTCGACCCCCAAAATCGCTAA
- a CDS encoding PAS domain S-box protein: MWEFFSNFLSSDQFIPHGHCYLWQPHLVWLHAISDLAIALAYYSIPVLLLYFIHKRRDIPFPWIFLLFGAFIIACGTTHILEVWTLWYPIYWVSGTIKAFTAIVSLFTALELGPLMPKLLALPSSAQLEKTNRELEQQILERQQAELALQATHSQLEIRVTERTAALAQVNKELRLEIAERQHMEATLRESEQRFRATFEQAAVGIGHVGLDGQWLRVNQKLCDIVGYSRSELLNLTFQDITHPDDLAADLGHVHQILAGTISTFSMEKRYICKDGSTNWVNLTVSLMREATQPKYFISVIEDISERRQAEAKLQKSLKELSDIKFALDQAAIVAATDQKGTINYVNDTFCELSQYSREELIGKNHRLINSSYHDLDFFQNFWVTISKGKVWKGEIKNRAKDGSYYWVDTTIVPFLNEQSQPFQYLSIRFDITNRKQIEEDMRTSLREKEVLLKEIHHRVKNNLQIISSLLNLQAQYLNDSAALAIFRESQNRIESMALIHEKLYQSKDMARINASEYIYDLVTNLFYTYEINSEAIALRINIDEIWLGLDTAIPCGLIINELVLNALKHAFPKGHTGEICISFGLRDAHHLMLVVSDTGVGLPKDLDYQNTDSLGLQLVNALTQQLEGVIEINQSNGVKFEIVFSN, encoded by the coding sequence ATGTGGGAATTTTTTAGCAATTTTTTATCTTCGGATCAATTTATTCCACATGGGCATTGCTATCTATGGCAACCTCACTTAGTTTGGCTGCATGCGATTTCAGATTTAGCGATCGCCCTAGCTTATTACTCAATTCCTGTTTTGTTGCTTTACTTTATCCACAAGCGCCGCGACATTCCTTTTCCGTGGATTTTTCTGCTCTTTGGCGCTTTCATTATTGCTTGTGGCACCACCCATATCTTAGAGGTTTGGACCCTCTGGTATCCGATTTATTGGGTGTCTGGCACAATCAAGGCTTTCACCGCCATAGTGTCTCTCTTCACCGCTCTGGAACTGGGACCACTAATGCCGAAACTACTGGCCTTACCGAGTTCTGCCCAGTTAGAAAAAACTAATCGGGAATTAGAGCAACAGATTCTAGAACGTCAACAAGCGGAATTAGCACTCCAAGCCACTCATAGCCAACTAGAGATTCGGGTGACAGAACGCACTGCAGCGCTCGCTCAGGTCAACAAGGAACTGAGGTTAGAAATTGCTGAGCGGCAACACATGGAAGCCACGCTGAGAGAGAGTGAGCAACGGTTTCGGGCAACTTTTGAACAAGCTGCGGTGGGGATCGGCCATGTTGGTTTGGATGGGCAATGGTTGCGGGTTAATCAAAAGCTCTGTGACATTGTTGGTTATAGCCGCTCAGAGCTACTCAATCTAACCTTTCAAGACATTACCCACCCTGATGACTTAGCCGCCGATTTGGGACATGTTCACCAAATTTTAGCTGGGACAATTTCGACTTTCTCGATGGAGAAGCGGTACATCTGCAAAGATGGCTCTACAAATTGGGTTAATTTAACTGTTTCACTGATGCGGGAAGCGACTCAGCCCAAATATTTCATTTCTGTGATTGAAGATATTTCTGAGCGGCGGCAGGCTGAGGCAAAACTACAAAAGTCTTTGAAAGAATTATCAGATATTAAGTTTGCTTTAGACCAAGCGGCGATCGTGGCTGCCACTGACCAAAAAGGTACGATTAATTATGTTAATGACACGTTCTGTGAACTATCCCAGTACAGCAGAGAGGAACTGATTGGAAAAAACCATCGCCTGATTAACTCTAGTTATCACGACTTGGATTTCTTCCAAAATTTTTGGGTCACGATCTCCAAGGGCAAAGTTTGGAAAGGGGAAATTAAGAACCGTGCTAAGGATGGTAGTTACTACTGGGTTGATACGACCATCGTGCCTTTTCTTAATGAACAGAGTCAGCCGTTTCAGTATCTTTCGATTCGTTTTGATATTACTAATCGTAAGCAAATCGAAGAAGATATGAGAACGTCGCTTCGAGAAAAAGAAGTTTTACTGAAGGAAATTCATCATCGGGTTAAAAATAACTTGCAAATTATTTCCAGTTTGTTGAATTTGCAAGCTCAGTATCTGAACGATAGTGCGGCGCTGGCTATTTTTAGGGAAAGCCAAAACCGAATTGAGTCAATGGCACTAATTCACGAGAAGTTATATCAGTCAAAAGATATGGCCCGAATTAATGCTTCTGAGTATATTTATGATCTTGTGACTAATTTGTTTTACACCTATGAAATTAATTCTGAGGCGATCGCCTTAAGAATTAATATAGATGAAATTTGGTTGGGTCTGGATACTGCGATCCCCTGCGGCCTAATTATTAACGAATTGGTATTAAATGCACTCAAGCACGCATTTCCCAAGGGGCACACTGGAGAAATTTGTATTTCTTTTGGTCTTAGAGATGCTCATCACCTGATGCTTGTGGTCAGCGACACTGGAGTTGGTCTTCCAAAAGATTTGGATTATCAAAACACCGATTCTTTAGGTTTGCAGTTAGTGAACGCACTAACTCAGCAGCTTGAGGGGGTTATTGAAATTAATCAGAGTAATGGCGTCAAATTTGAGATTGTGTTTTCTAACTAA
- a CDS encoding tetratricopeptide repeat protein produces the protein MTELEQVAAAFDSKDYRTAAQLLKTLLQRMPENPWVQLYLGRMHEVSGKLEAAETVYRQLLRNSLHPKVATQARQGIQRVEAIVKAQRQQAIAEATADPANTELGFLMLAPVTGEARNVAAQNFARIMKLDAYTARMQLPSRSWQLYRTGPIGELQVYGQELRNAQIPVYWAGLAEIEKLRVFRVLHFQSVAPQITVVCHNEFDQVGSLTFEWSEVTRRVEGLLPIFGDVIDQGAWGKLQWKEQTQDYAHVWDLHIPGRQSILRFCDSNYLFQEDAAIADQVTPQTTTRINWNHLIAFLNQKLPNLETWSDFTGFAETTADHIPPLSRIKPQIDIERKAETHWDPAFQLYSALVFLQSS, from the coding sequence ATGACTGAGCTGGAACAAGTAGCGGCTGCCTTTGACAGCAAGGACTATCGCACTGCCGCCCAATTGCTGAAAACATTGCTACAGCGCATGCCAGAAAATCCTTGGGTGCAGTTGTATCTAGGGCGCATGCATGAAGTATCAGGGAAGCTAGAAGCGGCTGAGACAGTTTATCGGCAGCTCCTCCGCAACTCACTGCATCCCAAAGTGGCGACGCAAGCTCGGCAAGGGATACAACGAGTGGAAGCAATTGTAAAAGCGCAACGGCAACAAGCGATCGCTGAAGCAACGGCTGACCCTGCCAACACGGAACTCGGATTTTTGATGCTGGCCCCAGTAACGGGGGAAGCCAGAAACGTCGCCGCCCAGAATTTTGCTCGCATCATGAAGCTGGATGCCTATACCGCCCGGATGCAACTACCCAGTCGCAGTTGGCAACTGTACCGCACTGGCCCCATTGGGGAACTGCAAGTCTATGGCCAAGAGTTACGTAACGCTCAGATTCCTGTGTATTGGGCGGGTTTAGCTGAAATCGAAAAGTTGCGCGTCTTTCGCGTCCTACATTTTCAATCAGTTGCCCCCCAAATTACTGTCGTTTGCCACAACGAATTTGATCAAGTCGGGTCGCTAACCTTTGAGTGGTCAGAGGTGACGCGGCGGGTTGAAGGACTCCTGCCTATTTTTGGTGATGTGATTGATCAAGGAGCTTGGGGCAAGCTGCAATGGAAAGAACAGACCCAAGACTACGCGCATGTTTGGGACTTGCATATTCCGGGCCGCCAGTCCATCCTACGATTCTGCGACAGTAACTATCTGTTTCAAGAAGATGCCGCGATTGCTGACCAGGTAACGCCCCAGACCACCACTCGAATTAATTGGAACCACCTGATCGCGTTTCTGAATCAGAAATTGCCCAATCTAGAAACTTGGTCAGATTTCACAGGCTTTGCTGAAACTACAGCAGACCATATTCCCCCCTTAAGCCGCATCAAACCGCAAATTGACATAGAAAGAAAAGCAGAGACCCATTGGGACCCTGCTTTTCAGCTCTATAGCGCTCTGGTATTTTTGCAGTCAAGTTGA
- a CDS encoding response regulator, with amino-acid sequence MTTINIMVVEDESIVAKDLQNRLKKFGYAVPVVAASGEEAILRASESHLDLVLMDIRLKGAIDGIEAARQIHHRFQLPIIYLTAYADDDTLARAKQTQPYGYILKPFKERELNTTIEITLARHRLERQLQEREQWLSTVLRSIADAVITIDTTGLITFMNPVAESLTGWQQAQALGKPTIAVFQTEDEATQSILQQPISSFFDTSLGMKTAVETSLRCSDDQDIPIEYSITPLQNDQHLIMGAVLVFRDRTEQLKAKAAIRQQAEQARLVAELQKLNQLKDDFLSTVSHELRTPMSNMKMALQMLTIATNAERQQRYLEILKAECAREIDLINDLLDLQRLEAASYPTFLVEAINLQDWFSSLIEPFRSRLQEHQQVIKIDLPENFPPLITDRASLERMLVELLNNACKYTPAGGQIILKAEQVTSTSPPFESVPLTCLIIQNQAEIPPTELLRIFDKFYRVPHADPWKQGGTGLGLALVKRLVEQLQGNIQVESSHGWTVFTMQLPPLNLVTNPES; translated from the coding sequence ATGACAACTATAAACATAATGGTGGTTGAGGATGAAAGCATTGTCGCCAAAGATCTGCAAAACAGATTGAAGAAATTTGGCTATGCAGTGCCTGTGGTTGCTGCTTCTGGTGAAGAAGCTATTTTGAGAGCGTCCGAGAGTCACTTGGATTTAGTCTTAATGGATATTCGCCTCAAAGGTGCGATCGATGGAATCGAAGCAGCTAGACAAATTCACCACCGCTTTCAACTACCAATTATTTACTTGACGGCCTACGCTGATGACGACACCTTAGCTCGTGCTAAACAAACTCAGCCGTACGGCTACATATTGAAACCCTTTAAAGAACGAGAACTCAATACAACGATCGAAATTACTTTAGCCAGGCATCGGTTAGAGAGGCAGTTGCAAGAGCGAGAGCAGTGGCTGTCAACTGTTTTGAGAAGCATCGCTGATGCTGTGATTACAATTGACACGACAGGGTTGATTACGTTCATGAACCCCGTGGCTGAAAGTTTGACTGGCTGGCAGCAAGCCCAAGCTCTTGGGAAGCCCACGATCGCTGTTTTCCAAACCGAGGATGAAGCCACTCAGAGCATCCTCCAGCAGCCCATCAGCAGCTTCTTTGACACCAGCCTGGGCATGAAAACTGCCGTAGAAACCAGCCTCAGATGCAGTGACGACCAAGATATTCCCATTGAGTACAGTATTACGCCGCTACAGAACGACCAACACTTAATAATGGGCGCTGTTTTAGTATTCCGCGATCGCACAGAGCAACTCAAAGCCAAGGCAGCAATCCGCCAGCAGGCTGAACAAGCTCGGCTCGTAGCAGAATTGCAAAAATTGAATCAACTCAAAGATGACTTTTTGAGCACGGTGTCCCATGAGCTACGGACGCCGATGTCAAATATGAAAATGGCGCTGCAAATGTTGACGATCGCTACCAACGCTGAACGCCAACAGCGGTATTTGGAAATCTTAAAAGCAGAATGTGCTCGTGAAATTGACCTAATTAACGACCTACTAGATTTACAGCGTTTAGAAGCAGCATCTTATCCCACGTTTCTAGTAGAGGCGATCAATTTACAGGATTGGTTCTCTAGCTTAATTGAGCCTTTCCGTTCCCGCCTGCAAGAACATCAACAGGTAATCAAGATTGACCTGCCAGAAAACTTTCCGCCCTTAATTACCGATCGCGCCAGCTTAGAGCGCATGTTAGTCGAATTACTGAATAATGCTTGCAAGTACACCCCGGCGGGTGGCCAAATTATTCTGAAGGCAGAGCAGGTGACTAGTACTTCACCACCTTTTGAGTCAGTTCCTCTCACTTGCCTAATTATTCAAAATCAAGCCGAAATTCCCCCAACAGAACTCCTGCGAATTTTTGATAAGTTTTATCGGGTTCCCCATGCTGACCCGTGGAAGCAAGGAGGTACTGGTTTAGGCCTAGCCTTAGTCAAGCGGCTGGTAGAGCAGCTACAAGGTAACATTCAAGTCGAGAGCAGCCACGGGTGGACGGTTTTTACGATGCAGCTCCCACCCTTGAATTTAGTGACCAATCCAGAAAGCTAA
- a CDS encoding BON domain-containing protein — protein sequence MTWLERHFGQECSKKFQSETQKHPDEAGMTPGLTGEYDLELREKAGMHQPPPAPEHMGLEGEYDPAGLSKRVAIAFDRDPQISEIDSLEIDQNGGTIILKGSVPNSEILEHITGMAAKVDGTQAVDTSQVSVA from the coding sequence ATGACTTGGCTAGAACGGCACTTTGGTCAGGAGTGCAGTAAAAAATTCCAGTCGGAGACTCAGAAGCACCCAGACGAAGCGGGGATGACTCCTGGGCTTACAGGTGAGTATGACTTAGAACTCCGAGAGAAGGCGGGTATGCATCAACCTCCGCCCGCTCCAGAGCATATGGGACTTGAAGGTGAATATGACCCGGCGGGTTTGTCGAAGCGAGTTGCGATCGCCTTCGATCGTGATCCCCAGATTAGTGAAATTGACAGCTTAGAAATTGACCAGAACGGGGGCACGATTATCCTCAAAGGCTCTGTGCCTAACTCAGAGATTCTGGAACACATCACAGGTATGGCAGCCAAAGTGGACGGCACCCAGGCAGTAGACACCTCACAAGTCAGCGTAGCTTAA
- a CDS encoding 16S rRNA (uracil(1498)-N(3))-methyltransferase, translating into MAELQRLAIAPTQLHQEQICLTAEQQHYLSRVLRLRSGDRFIAMNGQGQWWLAELLASPDQSLEAQIIQTLTVDTELPIAITLVVALPKGSGFDEVVRQATELGTSCIAPVISDRTLLHPSPQKLERWRRIAQEAAEQSERQVVPTILEPVPLAPQLQQLLATTPGTPKVVGYLCVTRYDAPHLLNCLQRDLGFGNQQPSLSALSSMVIVTGPEGGWTEAEVEQAIALGYQPVSLGQRILKAVTAPLVALSLVAAVAEATPSPISTTLPG; encoded by the coding sequence TTGGCTGAGTTGCAACGATTGGCGATCGCGCCCACTCAACTGCATCAAGAACAAATTTGCTTAACCGCAGAGCAACAGCATTACTTGAGTCGAGTCTTGCGGCTCCGCTCTGGCGATCGCTTTATTGCCATGAACGGACAAGGTCAGTGGTGGCTAGCAGAGCTATTGGCGAGCCCAGATCAATCACTAGAAGCACAGATTATTCAAACTTTGACGGTTGATACTGAGTTGCCTATTGCAATCACGCTAGTTGTGGCTTTACCGAAAGGCAGTGGATTTGATGAGGTGGTACGACAAGCTACCGAACTAGGCACTAGCTGCATCGCGCCTGTAATTAGCGATCGCACCTTGCTGCATCCCAGCCCCCAAAAACTAGAACGTTGGCGGCGCATTGCTCAAGAAGCAGCAGAGCAGTCTGAGCGACAAGTGGTGCCTACGATTCTGGAACCCGTCCCACTAGCGCCTCAACTTCAGCAATTGCTAGCGACAACTCCGGGCACACCTAAGGTTGTTGGGTACTTGTGCGTCACTCGCTACGATGCCCCCCATCTGTTGAACTGCTTACAGAGAGATTTAGGGTTTGGGAATCAGCAACCGTCGCTGTCTGCGCTATCCTCAATGGTAATTGTGACTGGGCCAGAGGGTGGCTGGACAGAGGCGGAAGTTGAGCAAGCGATCGCGCTAGGATATCAACCTGTGTCCTTGGGGCAGCGCATTCTCAAAGCTGTCACCGCTCCCTTAGTAGCCCTCTCTCTAGTCGCTGCAGTGGCTGAGGCCACTCCGAGTCCCATCTCCACCACATTGCCAGGGTGA
- a CDS encoding VOC family protein, which translates to MNTVLFHLAFPAADIAQTKAFYAEGLGCTVGRENATSVILNLYGHQLVAHTTSEPLIPQRGIYPRHFGLVFTSESDWEELLERSQQRQLRFYQEPKRRFPGLPLEHRTFFLEDPFHNLLEFKFYCHPAAIFGDRDFAQVGDR; encoded by the coding sequence ATGAATACTGTCTTGTTTCACTTGGCTTTTCCAGCAGCTGACATTGCTCAAACTAAAGCCTTTTATGCGGAAGGATTGGGATGTACGGTAGGGCGCGAGAATGCTACCTCTGTGATCCTCAACTTATACGGGCATCAACTGGTAGCTCACACGACTTCAGAACCACTCATCCCACAACGAGGCATTTATCCCAGACATTTTGGGCTGGTGTTTACCTCAGAATCCGATTGGGAAGAATTGCTAGAGCGATCGCAACAACGGCAATTGCGCTTTTACCAAGAACCAAAGCGCCGATTCCCCGGTCTGCCTCTAGAACACCGCACCTTCTTTCTCGAAGATCCCTTTCACAATCTGCTGGAGTTTAAGTTCTACTGCCATCCAGCGGCAATTTTTGGCGATCGCGACTTTGCTCAAGTGGGCGATCGCTAG
- a CDS encoding triacylglycerol lipase translates to MGFRHPVLLIHGINDTEAVFHSMSRCLTRLGYSVHSLSLTPNNGHLGLEHLAAQVSNYVARTFAPEQHFDLVGFSMGGIVSRYYVQRLGGIAQVKRFVTIASPHQGTWLAYGSERPGCRQMRPGSAFLQDLNQDAEILKQLDFTSIWTPLDLMIVPANSSLMPVGQSVPVWVPSHAWMVSHPQSLQAVASCLQTPLQGSSSSDRPLEQSRDRQKLPLDGSRT, encoded by the coding sequence ATGGGTTTTCGCCATCCAGTGTTGCTAATTCACGGCATTAACGACACCGAAGCCGTCTTCCACTCCATGTCTCGTTGCTTAACGCGATTAGGTTACTCAGTCCACAGTCTTAGCTTAACGCCTAACAACGGTCATTTAGGCTTGGAACATCTAGCAGCTCAAGTTTCTAATTATGTAGCTAGAACCTTTGCACCAGAGCAACACTTTGACTTAGTTGGCTTCAGTATGGGTGGCATCGTTAGCCGTTATTACGTGCAGCGCTTAGGCGGAATTGCCCAAGTTAAACGTTTTGTCACCATTGCTTCACCCCATCAAGGTACCTGGCTCGCCTACGGCTCTGAGCGGCCTGGTTGCAGACAAATGCGGCCTGGCAGTGCTTTTTTGCAAGACTTAAATCAAGATGCTGAGATCTTGAAACAGCTCGATTTCACCTCCATTTGGACCCCGCTAGACTTGATGATTGTGCCTGCAAATAGTTCGCTGATGCCTGTGGGTCAAAGTGTGCCAGTTTGGGTGCCGAGCCATGCTTGGATGGTGTCTCATCCCCAAAGTTTGCAAGCCGTGGCTTCCTGTCTCCAAACTCCGCTCCAAGGTTCTAGCTCTAGCGATCGCCCACTTGAGCAAAGTCGCGATCGCCAAAAATTGCCGCTGGATGGCAGTAGAACTTAA
- the sir gene encoding sulfite reductase, ferredoxin dependent produces the protein MVKTPTPTPVARKPSKVEGLKERSQFLREPVASELLLDTNCFTEDAIQILKFHGSYQQDNRDNRVKGQEKDYQFMLRTRSPGGFIPPQLYLTLDQLSDDYGNGTLRATTRQGFQLHGILKKNLRTAIAAIVKSMGSTLGACGDLNRNVMAPPAPYKNRPEYIYAHEYANSIADLLTPQTGAYYEIWLDGEKFVSAEERPEVKAARQQNGNGTIFQDSEEPIYGTYYMPRKFKIAVTIPGDNSIDLYSQDLSLVVITNEQGELEGFNILAGGGLGRTHGKEDTFPRIADPLGYVDKADIYEAVKAIVATQRDNGNRSDRRHSRLKYLMEEWGVDKFRSEVEQYFGKPLQPFKPLPEFKYLDFLGWQEQGDGKLFLGISVENGRIKDEGAFQLRTALREVVQQYNLPILLTGSQDVMLCDIAPSDRAAIQAIFDRCGVQVDPEQIDSLVRYSMACPALPTCGLAVTESERIMPEILERIRALLDKVGLEQEHFIIRMTGCPNGCARPYLAELGFVGSAPEHYQVWLGASPNQTRLSQPYVEKLHINDLEIGLEPIFVYFKQSRTPGESFGDFCDRVGLEAIRQFAVAYQSEPPELVSSYAATISTANDEAIATVSETDGLGKIRRRITVREDLYASLQAMATQQGKKVSQLATEAIAAYVQANQKP, from the coding sequence ATGGTTAAAACTCCGACTCCGACTCCCGTGGCTCGCAAACCTTCTAAGGTAGAAGGTCTTAAGGAACGTAGCCAATTTTTACGTGAACCTGTTGCCAGTGAATTGCTACTTGATACTAATTGTTTTACAGAAGATGCGATTCAAATCCTGAAGTTTCACGGTTCCTATCAGCAGGACAATCGGGACAACCGGGTTAAAGGGCAGGAGAAAGACTACCAGTTTATGCTGCGGACTCGGAGTCCAGGTGGCTTTATTCCCCCCCAGCTCTACCTGACTTTGGACCAATTGTCAGACGACTATGGCAATGGCACCTTGCGCGCTACGACCCGCCAAGGATTTCAACTCCACGGCATCCTAAAGAAAAATCTGCGAACCGCGATCGCCGCGATTGTCAAGAGCATGGGTTCCACGCTAGGAGCTTGTGGCGACCTGAATCGCAACGTCATGGCACCGCCCGCGCCCTACAAGAATCGGCCTGAGTATATCTACGCTCATGAGTACGCCAACAGCATTGCCGACTTACTCACCCCCCAAACAGGTGCTTATTACGAAATTTGGTTGGATGGCGAAAAGTTTGTCAGTGCTGAGGAGCGTCCAGAGGTTAAGGCAGCTCGGCAACAAAACGGTAATGGCACCATTTTTCAGGACAGTGAGGAGCCGATCTATGGCACTTACTACATGCCCCGTAAATTCAAAATTGCGGTCACGATTCCAGGAGATAACTCCATCGACCTGTACTCGCAAGATTTGAGCTTGGTCGTGATTACCAATGAGCAGGGCGAGCTAGAGGGGTTCAATATTCTGGCAGGTGGCGGTTTAGGCCGTACCCACGGCAAAGAAGACACTTTTCCTCGCATTGCCGATCCGCTAGGTTATGTCGATAAAGCGGACATTTACGAGGCAGTCAAAGCGATCGTGGCGACGCAGCGAGACAATGGCAACCGCAGTGATCGCCGTCACTCCCGCCTAAAATACTTGATGGAAGAGTGGGGGGTTGACAAGTTCCGCAGCGAGGTGGAGCAGTACTTTGGCAAGCCATTGCAACCCTTCAAGCCGTTACCCGAATTTAAGTATCTAGATTTTCTCGGCTGGCAAGAACAGGGAGATGGCAAGCTATTTCTCGGCATCTCTGTGGAGAATGGCCGCATCAAAGATGAAGGTGCCTTTCAACTGAGAACTGCGTTGCGAGAAGTGGTGCAGCAGTACAATCTGCCCATCTTGCTGACGGGTAGTCAAGATGTGATGTTGTGTGACATTGCTCCTAGCGATCGCGCCGCCATTCAAGCCATATTCGATCGCTGTGGTGTGCAGGTTGATCCCGAGCAGATCGACTCTCTAGTGCGCTATTCGATGGCTTGCCCTGCTTTGCCCACTTGCGGTTTGGCTGTCACCGAATCTGAGCGAATTATGCCAGAGATTCTGGAGCGGATTCGCGCTTTGCTAGACAAAGTGGGTCTAGAGCAGGAGCACTTTATTATTCGGATGACAGGTTGCCCTAACGGCTGCGCCCGTCCTTACCTAGCAGAACTCGGTTTTGTGGGCAGTGCTCCAGAGCATTACCAAGTCTGGCTCGGGGCTTCTCCGAACCAAACCCGCCTATCTCAGCCTTATGTGGAGAAGCTCCACATCAATGACTTAGAAATTGGACTAGAGCCAATTTTTGTCTACTTCAAGCAATCTCGCACACCAGGGGAAAGCTTTGGCGACTTCTGCGATCGCGTTGGCTTAGAGGCAATTCGGCAGTTTGCTGTGGCTTACCAATCTGAACCGCCCGAGCTTGTGAGTAGCTACGCCGCTACCATCAGCACTGCTAACGATGAAGCGATCGCTACTGTGAGCGAGACTGATGGGCTTGGCAAAATCCGCCGCCGCATCACGGTTCGAGAAGACCTTTATGCCAGTCTGCAAGCGATGGCCACTCAGCAAGGTAAAAAGGTGTCTCAACTGGCTACCGAAGCGATCGCAGCTTATGTGCAAGCCAACCAAAAGCCGTAG